GCAAAGGCTTCGGCGAGGCGATCGGCCAAAGCCGACATCATGATCGCCGAATAATCGTCATTCGCGCGCTTGAAACGGTTGGCGATGACATCTTCGCCAATGCCCGCGGTGACGGCGAAGGCACCGACGTGATCCAGCACGCTGCCTGACTTCGGTGCGACGAAATCGGCAATCGAGACATTCGGCCGCCCGTCGCGCCGCGCAATCTGCTGACGCAGGCCATGCAGCGTGGCGATCTGTGATCGCCCTGCTTCGTCATACACGCGAATGTCGTCGCCATCCCGTGCCGCCGGCCAGAAGCCGATCACCGCCGAAGCCTGCACCCATTGCTCGTCGACGATCTGCTTCAGCATCGCCTGCGCATCGTTGAACAGCGAGCGCGCAGCCTCACCGTATTTCTCGTCATTGAGAATGGTCGGATAGCGGCCGGTCAATTCCCATGTCGAGAAGAATGGAGTCCAGTCGATATAATCGACCAGCTCTGCCAGCGGATAATTCTGCAGCACCTTGGTGCCGAGGAATTGCGGTTTCGGCGCCAGCGCCTGCGCCGGATCGAGCTTCAGCGCATTGCCTTTTGCTTCGGCGAACGACAGCCGCTTCTTGTCCTCCTGCCCGCGCGCATGCGCGGCTGCGATCTGCGCATATTCCGCCCGCGTGCTCTCGACATAGGCCGCCCGGCCGTCTTTCGACATCAGCGCTTGCGCCACGCCGACCGCACGGCTGGCATCGGTGACATAGACGGCCTGGCCGTTGCGATAATTCGGATGGATCTTCACCGCCGTATGCACGCGGCTGGTGGTCGCGCCGCCGATCAGCAGCGGCAGATCGAAATTCTGCCGTTCCATCTCCGCCGCGACATGGCACATCTCGTCGAGCGAGGGCGTGATCAGCCCTGACAATCCGATCAGGTCGACCTGCAGCTCGCGCGCGGTCTCCAGGATCTTGGCCGCCGGCACCATGACGCCGAGATCGATCACCTCGTAATTGTTGCACTGGAGCACGACGCCGACGATGTTCTTGCCGATGTCATGCACATCGCCTTTCACCGTCGCCATCAGGATCTTGCCGTTGGAATTGCTCTGGCCTTTGTCGTTCGCGGCCTTCTCCGCTTCCATGAACGGCATGAGATAGGCGACCGCCTGTTTCATCACGCGCGCGGATTTAACCACCTGCGGCAGGAACATCTTGCCAGAGCCGAACAGGTCGCCGACAACGTTCATGCCGTCCATCAGCGGGCCTTCGATCACGTCGAGCGGACGATTCGCCTCCAGCCGCGCCGCTTCGGTATCTTCAGTGATGAAATCGGTGATACCGTGCACCAATGCATGCGACAGCCGCTTGCCCACAGGCCATTCGCGCCAGGCGAGATCGGCTTCCGCTTTCTCGCGGGTCTGTCCGAAGAAACGCTTGGCAATGTCGAGCAGCCGTTCCGCAGCGTCCTCGCGGCGATTGAGCACCACGTCCTCGCAGGCCTCGCGCAGTTCCGCATCGAGGTCGTCATACACTGCCATCTGCGCCGCATTGACGATGCCCATATCCATGCCGGCCTTGATGGCGTGATACAGGAACACCGAATGCATCGCCTCGCGCACCGGCTCGTTGCCGCGGAACGAGAACGACAAATTCGAGACGCCGCCCGACACGTGCGCATGCGGCAGGTTCTCACGGACGAACCGCGCCCCCTCGATGAAGGCGACGCCGTAATTGTTGTGTTCCTCGATGCCGGTCGCCACCGCGAAGATATTCGGGTCGAAAATGATGTCTTCCGGCGGAAAGCCGACCTCGTTGACAAGGATGTCATAGGCGCGGGCGCAGATCTCGGTCTTGCGCTCGATGGTATCGGCCTGTCCCTTTTCATCGAACGCCATCACCACCACCGCAGCACCATAGCGGCGCACGATCTTCGCATGATGGATGAAGGCGTCGACACCTTCTTTCATCGAGATCGAATTGACGATGCACTTGCCCTGAACGCATTTCAGGCCGGCCTCGATCACCTGGAATTTCGATGAATCGATCATGATCGGCACGCGCGCGATGTCCGGCTCGGCGGCGATCAGATTGAGGAAGGTCACCATCGCCTGTTCGGAATCGAGCAGGCCTTCGTCCATGTTAACGTCGATGATCTGCGCGCCGTTTTCCACCTGATCGCGGGCGATGGCGAGACCGGCATTGTAGTCGCCATTGGTGATCAATTTCCGGAATTTCGCCGAGCCGGTGACATTGGTGCGCTCGCCGACATTCACGAACGGGATTTCCGGCGTCAGCGTGAATGGCTCGAGTCCGGAAAGCCGCAACCGCCGTTCGGTCACCGGGATCGCGCGCGGCTTCTTGTCGGCCACCGCTTGCGCGATGGCGCGCATATGATCCGGTGTCGTACCGCAGCAGCCGCCGACGATATTCACAAGACCCGACGCTGCAAACTCCGCAAGGAGCCCGGCCATGTGCGCGGGGCTCTCGTCATACATCCCGAATTCGTTCGGCAGGCCGGCATTCGGATAGGCACAGGTGAGCGTATCGGCGACCTGACTGAGCTCGTCCATGTGCGCGCGCATTTCCTTGGCACCGAGCGCGCAGTTCAGACCGACCGAGAGCGGCGCGGCATGACGGACCGAATTCCAGAACGCTTCCGGCGTCTGCCCCGCAAGCATGCGGCCCGACAGATCGGTGATGGTTCCGGAGATCATCACCGGGATCTTTTCACCGCGCGCTTCTTCCAGCTCGGCAATCGCGTACAGCGCAGCTTTAGCATTGAGCGTGTCGAAAATGGTCTCTAGCAGAAGCAGATCGACGCCGCCTTCCAGCAGAGCCTTCGCCTGTTGGGCATAGGCATCCTTCAATTCGTCGAAGGTGACCGCACGAAAGCCCGGATTGTTGACGTCGGGCGACAGCGAGGCGGTGCGATTGGTCGGGCCCATCGCGCCGGCGACAAAACGCTGTTTGCCGTCCTCCTTCCGCGCGATCGCCGCGGCCTCGCGCACAAGAACGGCAGAGGCGCGGTTCAGCTCCGGCACCAGCCCTTCCATGCCGTAATCGGCCTGCGCGATCACGGTCGATGAAAAGGTGTTGGTGGAAACGATGTCGGCGCCGGCCCGAAAATAGGCGAGATGGATGTCGCGCACGGCATCGCCCTGCGTCAACGTCAATAGATCGTTGTTGCCGCGCACGTCGCGATGCCAGAGCTTGAAGCGGCTGTTCCGGAATGCCGCCTCGTCGAACTTGTGCTGCTGCAGCATCGTGCCCATGCCGCCATCGAGCAGCAGAATGCGCTCGGATGCGAGGGAGCGGAGGGCGGTTTCGGCGGGGGATGATTTCAGAGAGGTCACTATCGACTCCCACATACTCTGTCATGCCCGGCCTTGTGCCGAGCATCCACGTCTTTCTTGAAAGCAAAATCGCGGATGGCCGGGCCAAGCCCGGCCATGACGACAAAGCGGCGACAAATCACGCGGCCTCCTTCAAGGCCGGACGCAGGCCAAGCAGATGGCAAACCGCGTAGACGAGATCGGCCCGGTTCATCGTGTAGAAATGGAAATCGGTGACACCGCGATCGACGAGATCGAGTACCTGTTCGGCGGCCACCGCAGCGGCGACCAACTTGCGCGTCGCCACGTCATCGTCGAGGCCATCAAATCGCTGTGCGAGCCAGCGCGGGATCGAAGTGCCGCAGCGCTCGGCAAAATTGCGCACCTGCTTGAAATTCTGCACCGGCACAATGCCCGGCACGATCGGGATATTAATGCCGCGGGCGCGCACGCGATCGAGATAGCTGAAGTAAAGGTCGTTATCGAAGAAGAATTGCGTGATCGCGCGTGTTGCGCCGGCATCGACCTTCGCCTTCAACATGTCGAGATCGACTTCGGTGTCACGCGAATCGGGATGCTTTTCGGGATAGGCCGAAACCGACACCTCGAAATCGCCAATGCGCCTGATGCCGGCGACGAGATCCGCCGCATTCTGGTAGCCGCCCGGATGCGGAGCATAATGCGCACCGACGCCGCTCGTCGGATCGCCGCGCAAGGCGACGATATGGCGGACGCCGATCTCGCGATAATTTTGGACCACCGCATCGACATCGTCACGCGTGGCATCGACACAAGTCAGATGCGCAGCCGGCGTCAGCGCCGTCTCATCCAGCATCCGCTTCACCGTCGCATGCGTGCGCTCGCGGGTCGAACCGCCCGCGCCATAGGTCACCGACACGAAATGCGGGGAGATCGGCGCAAGCCGCTCGATCGCCTCCCACAGCGAACGCTCCATCTCTTCGGTCTTCGGCGGAAAGAATTCGAACGACACCCGCAGCTTTTGACCGCGTCCGTTCATCAAACGGCTGGCGCGTGGAGCAATGGCCTTCATCATGCGACCTCCTGCCGGCTGGCGATCCGCACACGTTTGTCGCGTGCGAGCCACAATGAGACGGCGACCTTGCCGTCGGAATCCTTGTCGGGTGCGATATTTCTCTGCAGCGTCACGTCGAGATCGGCCGCCGTGAGCCATTGCGAGACAATCTCCGGCGCAAAGCCAAGGCGGCGATGCGCGTGTTCCTCGCGCAGGAATTCGAGATCGTGGGGAGCGAAATCAATCACCAGCAGACGGCCGCCCGGCACCAGCGCACGCGATGCTTCCTTGATCGCGCGGGCGCCATCATCGAGATAATGCAGCACCTGATGGATGATCACGACATCGAAGGAATCGCGCGGCACCGACAGATCGTAGATGTCGCCCTGCCGCACGCTGCAGTGGCGCAGGCCGGCGCGTTCGAGATGCGCGCGCGCCAACAGCAGCATGTCGAGCGAAAGATCGATGCCGAGGCCGCGGTCGATTTGTGGGCCGAACAATTCCAGCATGCGACCGGTGCCGGTACCGAGATCGAGCAGCGAACGAAACGGCTTGTCGCCGAGCGCCTTCTGAATGGCCTGTTCCACCGCATCGTCGGCGGCATGCAGCTTGCGCAAGCGATCCCATTCCGCCGCATGCTCGCGGAAGTAATTCTGCGCGGCATCTGCCCGCGCCTCGCGCACGGCGGTCAGGCGTTCGCGGTCGCGGGCGATGACCGGATCATTGATGTCGAGGCGCTCGACCAGCATCCGCGCGATCACAGCACTGTCGCCGTGATTGGCCAGATGGAAGAAGGCCCAGGCGCCCTCGCGATGCCGCTCGATCAGGCCGGCTTCCGCGAGCAGCTTGAGGTGGCGCGAGATACGTGGCTGCGACTGGCGCAGGATCTCGGTGAGATCGGACACGGTCAGCTCGGCCTCAGCCAAGAGCGCAAGAATGCGCAAGCGCGTGCCTTCGGCCACCGCCCGCAGTGCATCGTGCATCGTGTCGAAAGCCAGCGAGCCGGCCATATGCCTCTCCAGGGCGGCGCCAATCGATATAAGGATATCTTTATACGTTAATTCGTTGGGCGCAAGCCCACAATTTGGCCCTTTTGGAGAAATCTGCCCCCCTGGAAACCTTACCTCTTAAGGTGAATGCCGGGTTTCACTCGACAAATCTGTGAATAAAGGCTGTTTCCGCCCGGGCGACACAAAAGGGCGAGTGCACATCGCCCAAACAGGGAGGGCGACCATGAAAATCATGGTGATTGTTCTCGTCGTTGCGGCGTCGCTGCTCAGCATCGCCGCCGTGTCCCTGATCAGTTCTGCCGCTTTTGCGGAGAGCAGACAGGTCCAGCAGCCAAATCGCTGACGACGAAACACGGACGCCAAGTGCGTCCGGTTGCAAAAAGACGATCTTGCGGGTCCTGCGGGCGGCGCCAATGCCGCCTGCTTTGTTATTCGCCGTTATTCTCCCCGCGCTCGGCATGCATTGCACACGTGGCAAGCCTTCGCCTTTTGGCGTAAAGCATC
The genomic region above belongs to Pseudorhodoplanes sinuspersici and contains:
- the metH gene encoding methionine synthase, whose translation is MKSSPAETALRSLASERILLLDGGMGTMLQQHKFDEAAFRNSRFKLWHRDVRGNNDLLTLTQGDAVRDIHLAYFRAGADIVSTNTFSSTVIAQADYGMEGLVPELNRASAVLVREAAAIARKEDGKQRFVAGAMGPTNRTASLSPDVNNPGFRAVTFDELKDAYAQQAKALLEGGVDLLLLETIFDTLNAKAALYAIAELEEARGEKIPVMISGTITDLSGRMLAGQTPEAFWNSVRHAAPLSVGLNCALGAKEMRAHMDELSQVADTLTCAYPNAGLPNEFGMYDESPAHMAGLLAEFAASGLVNIVGGCCGTTPDHMRAIAQAVADKKPRAIPVTERRLRLSGLEPFTLTPEIPFVNVGERTNVTGSAKFRKLITNGDYNAGLAIARDQVENGAQIIDVNMDEGLLDSEQAMVTFLNLIAAEPDIARVPIMIDSSKFQVIEAGLKCVQGKCIVNSISMKEGVDAFIHHAKIVRRYGAAVVVMAFDEKGQADTIERKTEICARAYDILVNEVGFPPEDIIFDPNIFAVATGIEEHNNYGVAFIEGARFVRENLPHAHVSGGVSNLSFSFRGNEPVREAMHSVFLYHAIKAGMDMGIVNAAQMAVYDDLDAELREACEDVVLNRREDAAERLLDIAKRFFGQTREKAEADLAWREWPVGKRLSHALVHGITDFITEDTEAARLEANRPLDVIEGPLMDGMNVVGDLFGSGKMFLPQVVKSARVMKQAVAYLMPFMEAEKAANDKGQSNSNGKILMATVKGDVHDIGKNIVGVVLQCNNYEVIDLGVMVPAAKILETARELQVDLIGLSGLITPSLDEMCHVAAEMERQNFDLPLLIGGATTSRVHTAVKIHPNYRNGQAVYVTDASRAVGVAQALMSKDGRAAYVESTRAEYAQIAAAHARGQEDKKRLSFAEAKGNALKLDPAQALAPKPQFLGTKVLQNYPLAELVDYIDWTPFFSTWELTGRYPTILNDEKYGEAARSLFNDAQAMLKQIVDEQWVQASAVIGFWPAARDGDDIRVYDEAGRSQIATLHGLRQQIARRDGRPNVSIADFVAPKSGSVLDHVGAFAVTAGIGEDVIANRFKRANDDYSAIMMSALADRLAEAFAEHLHERVRKEFWGYAPDEKFTPAELIAESYQGIRPAPGYPAQPDHTEKDTLFKLIDGERIGISLTESFAMWPGASVCGLYFSHPQSHYFGVGKIERDQVEDYARRKGWSVAECERWLAPVLNYDPLAQAKVTDKSKAA
- the metF gene encoding methylenetetrahydrofolate reductase [NAD(P)H]; translated protein: MMKAIAPRASRLMNGRGQKLRVSFEFFPPKTEEMERSLWEAIERLAPISPHFVSVTYGAGGSTRERTHATVKRMLDETALTPAAHLTCVDATRDDVDAVVQNYREIGVRHIVALRGDPTSGVGAHYAPHPGGYQNAADLVAGIRRIGDFEVSVSAYPEKHPDSRDTEVDLDMLKAKVDAGATRAITQFFFDNDLYFSYLDRVRARGINIPIVPGIVPVQNFKQVRNFAERCGTSIPRWLAQRFDGLDDDVATRKLVAAAVAAEQVLDLVDRGVTDFHFYTMNRADLVYAVCHLLGLRPALKEAA
- a CDS encoding ArsR/SmtB family transcription factor, translating into MAGSLAFDTMHDALRAVAEGTRLRILALLAEAELTVSDLTEILRQSQPRISRHLKLLAEAGLIERHREGAWAFFHLANHGDSAVIARMLVERLDINDPVIARDRERLTAVREARADAAQNYFREHAAEWDRLRKLHAADDAVEQAIQKALGDKPFRSLLDLGTGTGRMLELFGPQIDRGLGIDLSLDMLLLARAHLERAGLRHCSVRQGDIYDLSVPRDSFDVVIIHQVLHYLDDGARAIKEASRALVPGGRLLVIDFAPHDLEFLREEHAHRRLGFAPEIVSQWLTAADLDVTLQRNIAPDKDSDGKVAVSLWLARDKRVRIASRQEVA